One Natrinema halophilum genomic window carries:
- a CDS encoding anaerobic glycerol-3-phosphate dehydrogenase subunit C: MSDAHGPTDDATTDEFEPIQVFPEAEEMDLRPGADNCYKCSTCDTNCPVAEVDDEFPGPKFQGPEQWRLKRQDDHDVDESVMKCSNCMRCDSACPSDVPLSQMHNTARGEYVDEQMDTFSREYVRNRILANYRRLAPLGSMFPRTTNFVMGLSVTQWLGEKLLGITSEREFPSFATETFREWWERRGGHAASKKRAQEARERRGGAVSKTRAGEVPGARGDEQARNEEKRIAYFHGCYSNYNTPEVAKSLVRVYEHFGYEIVVPDQHCSGTPMFANGMLADARRSAETNVRELAAAIEDGADIVASCSSCSMSLRQEYPELFDLAGIEDVAANTWDAVEYLRVHEDLESELEGTTVDEDLSFAYHAPCHARNQGLDGQTVELLDRIDGVDAHDVGDSCSGISGTYGWKAENYETSMKIGSEMFEHMADANADTGLTECPTCSMQMEHGTGYDITHTLEVLDAALVGSATEGPGRE, from the coding sequence ATGAGCGACGCACACGGACCGACCGACGACGCGACGACCGACGAGTTCGAACCGATCCAGGTCTTCCCGGAGGCCGAGGAGATGGACCTCCGACCGGGTGCAGACAACTGCTACAAGTGCTCGACCTGCGATACGAACTGCCCCGTCGCGGAAGTCGACGACGAGTTCCCGGGCCCGAAGTTTCAGGGTCCAGAGCAGTGGCGACTCAAACGGCAGGACGACCACGACGTCGACGAGTCGGTGATGAAGTGTTCGAACTGCATGCGCTGCGATAGCGCCTGTCCGTCCGACGTCCCCCTTTCGCAGATGCACAACACCGCTCGAGGGGAGTACGTCGACGAACAGATGGACACGTTCTCCAGGGAATACGTTCGAAACCGGATTCTGGCGAACTACCGGCGACTCGCCCCGCTCGGGTCGATGTTCCCGCGGACGACGAACTTCGTGATGGGGCTTTCTGTGACGCAGTGGCTGGGCGAGAAACTCCTCGGAATCACGAGCGAGCGAGAGTTTCCGTCCTTCGCGACCGAGACCTTCCGAGAGTGGTGGGAAAGGCGAGGCGGCCACGCCGCCTCGAAAAAACGAGCGCAGGAGGCCCGAGAAAGGCGAGGCGGCGCCGTCTCGAAAACGCGAGCGGGGGAGGTACCCGGGGCTCGAGGTGACGAACAGGCACGAAACGAGGAGAAGCGTATCGCCTACTTCCACGGCTGCTATTCGAACTACAACACCCCCGAGGTGGCGAAGTCGCTGGTCCGCGTCTACGAACACTTCGGCTACGAGATCGTGGTGCCCGACCAGCACTGTTCGGGAACGCCGATGTTCGCCAACGGGATGCTCGCTGACGCCCGGCGATCGGCCGAGACGAACGTCCGCGAACTCGCCGCGGCCATCGAAGACGGCGCAGACATCGTCGCCTCCTGCAGTTCGTGTTCGATGTCGCTTCGCCAGGAGTACCCCGAACTGTTCGACCTCGCCGGAATCGAGGACGTGGCCGCGAACACCTGGGATGCCGTCGAATACCTCCGAGTTCACGAGGACCTGGAGAGCGAACTCGAGGGAACGACCGTCGACGAAGACCTGTCGTTCGCCTACCACGCACCCTGTCACGCCAGGAATCAGGGCCTCGACGGCCAGACTGTCGAACTACTCGACCGCATCGACGGCGTCGACGCCCACGACGTCGGCGATTCCTGTTCGGGTATTTCCGGCACCTACGGGTGGAAAGCCGAGAATTACGAAACCTCCATGAAAATCGGGTCGGAAATGTTCGAGCACATGGCCGACGCGAACGCTGACACCGGACTCACGGAGTGTCCGACCTGCTCGATGCAGATGGAACACGGAACGGGCTACGACATTACTCATACCCTCGAGGTCCTCGACGCGGCGCTCGTCGGGAGCGCAACGGAGGGTCCCGGTCGGGAATGA
- a CDS encoding Cdc6/Cdc18 family protein codes for MNLQERIDRRRSTRHERRVVTDRDYLSPVVHRSEPIGRGSILEQLLDALEPVFDGELPPPVAVVGPAGSGTSAIVVALFDALNDQFGGSRRAIRTTTRAGRTEPVTWFVVVDGRHVESSFAFYRAVLDGISSDRIPDSGVGTDELRERLCDRLARPDRRAIVAIDHHDEPETLDAQRARDLLAPVADSVATVAVGQREPDDYRGTTVSVPAYRDHELVDVITDRASNGLAAGAIDHEAIRELATWANGNAHDALASLFGAAILASEDDADRIEPHHLESARADVPEDSVHVGRPLALSETRQGVLLALGRIDATGSPIREIAAAIADRSSLTAGTVKRFLYELADEGSIERIPLSSDDTSSGRQPSTVELRFPSIAFRSLATTTLPDGDGVT; via the coding sequence ATGAACCTTCAGGAACGCATCGATCGGCGGCGGTCAACTCGACACGAGAGACGCGTCGTCACCGATCGCGACTACCTGAGTCCGGTCGTCCACCGGTCGGAACCTATCGGGCGCGGTTCCATCCTCGAGCAACTACTCGATGCGCTCGAACCGGTCTTCGACGGCGAATTACCGCCGCCGGTCGCAGTGGTCGGTCCGGCGGGGTCGGGAACGTCCGCGATCGTGGTCGCGCTGTTCGACGCGTTGAACGATCAGTTCGGCGGATCGAGACGGGCCATCCGCACGACGACGCGAGCCGGGAGGACCGAGCCGGTGACGTGGTTCGTCGTCGTCGACGGCAGACACGTCGAGAGCTCGTTCGCCTTCTATCGGGCCGTTCTCGACGGTATCTCGAGCGACAGAATCCCGGATAGCGGTGTCGGCACGGACGAACTGCGTGAGCGCCTGTGCGACAGGCTCGCCCGACCGGACCGACGTGCGATCGTCGCGATAGACCACCACGACGAACCCGAGACGCTCGATGCCCAGCGCGCCCGGGATCTGCTGGCACCAGTCGCGGATAGCGTCGCCACCGTCGCCGTCGGGCAGCGTGAACCGGACGATTACCGAGGCACAACCGTTTCCGTTCCGGCCTACCGAGACCACGAACTCGTAGACGTGATCACCGATCGCGCTTCGAACGGACTCGCGGCGGGCGCGATCGATCACGAGGCCATCCGCGAACTCGCCACCTGGGCGAACGGAAATGCCCACGACGCGCTCGCATCGCTGTTCGGGGCCGCAATCCTCGCGTCCGAGGACGATGCGGATCGGATCGAGCCCCACCACCTCGAATCGGCTCGCGCCGACGTTCCCGAAGACAGCGTTCACGTCGGTCGGCCGCTCGCGCTCTCCGAGACTCGCCAGGGGGTGTTGCTCGCACTCGGCAGAATCGATGCCACCGGAAGCCCAATCCGCGAGATAGCGGCCGCCATCGCCGATCGGTCCTCACTGACCGCGGGCACGGTCAAACGCTTCCTGTACGAACTCGCGGACGAAGGCAGTATCGAACGAATCCCGCTCTCATCCGACGACACCAGCAGCGGTCGACAGCCGAGTACGGTCGAGTTGCGGTTTCCGTCGATCGCGTTCAGGTCCCTCGCCACGACGACACTCCCCGACGGCGATGGCGTGACCTAA